One genomic region from Campylobacter concisus encodes:
- the kdsA gene encoding 3-deoxy-8-phosphooctulonate synthase, with product MILIAGPCVIESEQLVFDVAKRLVKFNEDKRIDFYFKSSFDKANRTSISSFRGPGLEKGCEILAKVKKEFGFKILTDIHESYQAAPVGEVADVLQIPAFLCRQTDLLVAAAKTKAVVNIKKGQFLAASAMRHSVKKVLETRGVKGDGYEIAKQNGVWLTERGSTFGYGNLVVDMRNLVLMREFAPVIFDATHSVQMPSALGEKSGGDAKFVPYLARAAAAAGVDGFFYETHVNPCEALCDGPNMLNLDELNANIAQIFKIKDALGDAN from the coding sequence ATGATACTAATAGCAGGGCCTTGCGTCATCGAGAGCGAACAGCTCGTTTTCGACGTGGCAAAAAGGCTAGTTAAATTTAACGAAGATAAGCGGATAGATTTTTATTTCAAATCAAGCTTTGACAAGGCAAATCGCACGAGTATAAGCTCGTTTCGCGGGCCCGGACTTGAAAAAGGGTGCGAAATTTTAGCCAAGGTAAAAAAGGAATTCGGTTTTAAAATTTTAACCGATATCCACGAGAGTTATCAGGCCGCACCCGTAGGCGAAGTAGCCGACGTACTGCAAATACCTGCATTTTTATGCCGCCAGACTGATCTGCTCGTGGCCGCGGCTAAGACAAAAGCGGTCGTAAATATCAAAAAAGGGCAGTTTTTAGCGGCGTCTGCGATGAGGCACTCTGTTAAAAAAGTGCTAGAAACGCGCGGCGTAAAGGGCGACGGATACGAGATTGCTAAACAAAACGGCGTGTGGCTAACGGAGCGTGGAAGTACCTTTGGCTACGGAAATTTAGTCGTAGATATGCGAAATTTGGTGCTGATGAGAGAATTTGCGCCGGTGATTTTCGACGCTACTCACAGCGTGCAGATGCCAAGTGCTCTTGGCGAAAAAAGCGGCGGGGACGCGAAATTTGTGCCGTATTTGGCGCGTGCTGCGGCAGCTGCGGGCGTAGACGGATTTTTTTATGAGACGCACGTAAACCCTTGCGAGGCGCTTTGCGACGGGCCGAATATGCTAAATTTAGACGAGCTAAACGCAAATATCGCTCAAATTTTTAAGATAAAAGACGCCCTAGGCGATGCAAACTAA
- a CDS encoding tyrosine-type recombinase/integrase, translating into MPKLSRQLTITQFKNLKAKEKPYFVSDGDNLLIKIMPNGTKFFIYEFRENGKRHRLTLGKYDEMSLSEARDKRSELRLKLNQGESLTQTAEKTKFKAVFEAWYKTKSKLSEKQQFWMKRRFEALLLPKLGEMDIKEISRKDIIAAISPLLEDEKLETADRVLSILSGFFKYALLHEYVDHNIIADIDKKTLLGRREVKHFAYLKNDDEIRAVLMAIRDYFGDIRVKTCAVFQLYTAVRGQNARNAKWSQIDFENCLWHIPADEMKTAKPHEVFLSKSVINLLKTYRERLPLKSELIFPSIKSNIAPLSDNTIRVMLRNLGFNKDMVTPHGFRATFSTIANENIDKHGCNSDVIELCLAHVENNKVKDAYNHAKNLKARAKLMQWWSNYLDSLGGFA; encoded by the coding sequence ATGCCTAAACTATCACGCCAACTCACGATCACGCAATTTAAAAATCTAAAAGCCAAAGAGAAGCCATATTTTGTCAGCGACGGCGATAACCTGCTAATTAAAATAATGCCAAACGGCACAAAATTTTTCATATATGAGTTTCGAGAAAATGGCAAACGTCACCGCCTAACTCTTGGCAAATATGATGAAATGAGCCTAAGCGAGGCAAGAGATAAAAGAAGCGAGCTAAGATTAAAACTCAATCAAGGCGAGAGCCTAACGCAAACAGCAGAAAAAACAAAATTTAAAGCAGTATTTGAAGCGTGGTATAAAACAAAAAGTAAGTTGAGTGAAAAGCAGCAGTTTTGGATGAAAAGGCGGTTTGAAGCGTTGTTATTACCAAAACTTGGCGAGATGGACATAAAAGAGATAAGCAGAAAAGACATAATAGCTGCCATTAGCCCCCTGCTCGAGGACGAAAAGCTAGAAACAGCCGATAGAGTGCTAAGTATATTAAGCGGCTTTTTCAAATATGCTCTATTACACGAGTATGTAGATCACAATATAATAGCGGATATTGACAAAAAGACACTATTGGGGCGTAGAGAAGTGAAACATTTTGCCTACCTAAAAAACGATGATGAGATAAGAGCCGTATTAATGGCGATAAGAGATTATTTTGGGGATATAAGGGTAAAAACTTGTGCGGTTTTTCAACTATATACCGCAGTAAGAGGGCAAAATGCCAGAAATGCCAAATGGTCGCAGATAGATTTTGAAAATTGCCTTTGGCATATCCCAGCTGACGAGATGAAAACGGCAAAGCCCCACGAAGTATTTTTAAGTAAAAGTGTAATCAACCTATTAAAAACATATCGTGAGCGCTTGCCTTTAAAAAGTGAGTTAATTTTTCCGTCCATAAAATCAAACATTGCCCCACTAAGTGACAACACTATCCGTGTAATGCTTAGAAATCTAGGTTTTAATAAGGATATGGTAACTCCACACGGCTTTAGAGCCACGTTTAGCACGATCGCCAACGAAAACATAGATAAGCACGGCTGCAATAGTGATGTTATTGAGCTTTGCCTAGCACACGTTGAGAACAACAAGGTTAAAGACGCATACAACCACGCCAAAAATTTAAAAGCAAGAGCTAAGCTTATGCAGTGGTGGAGTAATTATTTAGATAGTTTGGGCGGTTTTGCCTGA
- a CDS encoding DMT family transporter, whose amino-acid sequence MQTKGFLWVLGGAVAECGWAYGLKHAQNAVAFALTAALVCVSFVSFMKAMKYLPVSVAYTVFVGFGAFFIVVAESVSEYSSSGQIPDALRLFFIATLIAGVLGLKRLKS is encoded by the coding sequence ATGCAAACTAAGGGCTTTTTGTGGGTGCTAGGCGGCGCGGTGGCTGAGTGTGGCTGGGCGTACGGGCTAAAACACGCCCAAAACGCCGTAGCATTCGCGCTTACCGCCGCGTTAGTCTGCGTTAGCTTCGTATCGTTTATGAAGGCTATGAAATACTTGCCCGTTAGCGTTGCATATACCGTATTTGTGGGATTTGGAGCATTTTTTATCGTGGTCGCCGAAAGCGTTAGCGAATACAGCTCAAGCGGCCAGATACCAGATGCTTTGCGGCTATTTTTCATAGCGACGCTGATCGCGGGAGTGCTGGGGCTAAAAAGGCTAAAATCTTGA
- a CDS encoding LemA family protein: protein MKNLIAVIIVIAALAFGAFKYINSFVALDENVNAKWSQVLNQYKRRAELVPNLVETVKGYAAHEQKIFEDVANARSKSMQVSVDASGLSDEAKMKEFMTAQSSFGLALGRLMAVSENYPELKANQNFLSLQSQLEGTQNRISVAMHDYIEAVKEYNVALRSFPNKFIASAFYPELKPKQNLEISNEEKINPKVSFEK, encoded by the coding sequence ATGAAAAATTTAATAGCCGTTATTATAGTTATTGCTGCACTTGCTTTTGGTGCTTTTAAGTATATAAATTCATTTGTTGCACTTGATGAAAATGTAAATGCAAAGTGGTCGCAGGTGTTAAATCAATATAAAAGAAGAGCCGAGCTTGTACCAAATTTGGTTGAAACTGTAAAAGGCTACGCAGCTCATGAGCAAAAAATTTTTGAAGATGTGGCAAATGCTAGAAGCAAGAGCATGCAAGTAAGCGTTGATGCAAGTGGTCTTAGCGATGAAGCTAAGATGAAAGAATTTATGACAGCACAAAGTTCATTTGGCTTGGCACTTGGCAGGCTTATGGCAGTTAGCGAGAACTATCCAGAGCTAAAAGCAAATCAAAATTTCTTATCTCTTCAGAGTCAGCTTGAAGGTACGCAAAACCGCATAAGTGTAGCAATGCATGATTATATCGAAGCTGTAAAAGAGTATAACGTAGCCCTTAGAAGCTTTCCAAATAAATTTATAGCAAGTGCTTTTTATCCTGAGCTAAAGCCAAAACAAAATCTTGAAATAAGTAACGAAGAGAAGATAAATCCAAAAGTTTCATTTGAGAAATGA
- a CDS encoding DMT family transporter, with protein MTHILALLAAGCCEVSGVFFLTKFQKSFGVKKAANFLILVANFALSLWLLSYAMQAMPMSVAYAIWTGMGAVGAVSVGIVFDKEKMSAQKAFYLSLITLSAIMLKII; from the coding sequence TTGACGCATATTTTAGCTCTTTTGGCGGCCGGGTGCTGCGAGGTCTCGGGCGTATTTTTTCTAACCAAATTTCAAAAAAGCTTCGGCGTGAAAAAGGCGGCGAATTTTTTGATTTTGGTCGCAAATTTCGCCCTTTCGCTTTGGCTTCTTAGCTACGCGATGCAGGCGATGCCAATGTCGGTGGCGTACGCGATCTGGACGGGCATGGGAGCGGTCGGAGCCGTGAGCGTCGGGATAGTGTTTGATAAAGAAAAAATGAGCGCGCAAAAGGCGTTTTATCTATCGCTAATAACGTTAAGCGCGATAATGTTAAAAATAATCTAA
- the nusB gene encoding transcription antitermination factor NusB yields MATRHQVRQAVVSLLYSNEINPVTAAFEEEFLEEKKIRNERKHEAQQTFKEVLANKEKLDEILKPYLKDGDFNKVGATELAILRLGLYEMKFSQTDKAVIINEAIELAKELGSDQAPKFINGVLDKLKGDL; encoded by the coding sequence ATGGCGACTCGTCATCAGGTTAGGCAGGCTGTCGTTTCGTTACTATACTCAAACGAGATAAATCCGGTAACTGCTGCATTTGAAGAGGAATTTCTAGAAGAGAAAAAGATAAGAAACGAGCGCAAACATGAGGCGCAGCAGACTTTTAAAGAGGTGCTCGCAAACAAAGAAAAACTAGATGAAATTTTAAAGCCATATCTAAAAGACGGCGATTTTAACAAGGTTGGTGCGACTGAGCTTGCCATTCTTAGACTTGGGCTTTATGAGATGAAATTTAGCCAAACTGATAAAGCTGTCATTATAAACGAAGCGATCGAGCTTGCGAAAGAGCTCGGAAGTGATCAGGCACCAAAATTTATAAACGGTGTACTTGATAAGCTAAAGGGCGATCTGTGA
- the pyrF gene encoding orotidine-5'-phosphate decarboxylase produces the protein MRLCVALDMASREENLALARELKGLDLWLKVGLRSYLRDGAKFIEELKGIEGFKIFLDLKLYDIPNTMADAAEVVSKIGVDMINVHASAGERAMKTVMDRLAGLNNRPLVLAVSALTSFSESEFDAVYNDTIVRAVRKFSQMSFEAGLDGMVCSVFESKLIKDVTNEKFITLCPGVRPFGESAGDQKRVANLMSAKQEGSDFIVVGRPIYENANPREICERILVNI, from the coding sequence GTGAGGCTCTGTGTCGCACTTGATATGGCTAGTCGCGAAGAGAATTTAGCCCTTGCTAGAGAGCTAAAAGGGCTTGATCTTTGGCTAAAAGTTGGGCTTAGAAGCTACCTTAGGGATGGGGCAAAATTTATAGAAGAGCTAAAAGGGATTGAAGGTTTTAAAATTTTTCTTGATCTAAAACTTTATGACATACCGAACACGATGGCAGATGCGGCTGAAGTCGTCTCAAAAATCGGTGTAGATATGATAAATGTGCATGCTAGTGCTGGCGAGCGTGCGATGAAGACAGTTATGGATAGGCTAGCTGGTCTTAATAATCGCCCTTTGGTACTTGCAGTATCGGCACTTACTAGCTTTAGTGAGAGCGAGTTTGACGCTGTTTATAATGATACGATCGTAAGAGCTGTTAGAAAATTTAGCCAGATGAGTTTTGAAGCAGGACTTGATGGAATGGTCTGTTCTGTTTTTGAAAGCAAGCTCATTAAAGATGTAACAAATGAGAAATTTATCACCCTTTGCCCTGGTGTTAGGCCTTTTGGCGAGAGCGCTGGAGATCAAAAAAGAGTAGCAAACTTAATGAGCGCAAAGCAAGAAGGTAGCGACTTTATCGTTGTTGGCAGGCCGATTTATGAAAATGCAAATCCAAGAGAAATTTGTGAACGAATTTTGGTTAATATTTGA
- a CDS encoding HsdM family class I SAM-dependent methyltransferase, translating into MQFGTQRVSEDTIRQYAANLLNFQDDKNAKSGTGQITTFNELGFDGILKKPDGWYFPHNENDTAIILETKAYEPNSNLSSNLPQLQEYIEIAQTKYNQVVGILYNGNEAIIYKNDKFYREDNELFSKDYYLKLFTQSSIDKPKIYSCTKSINDNLHVNFGINNLKHRMIFTACALVADRKGANLKGLKGRDFATLQSIIISTLENSYSEQKALNLKLDIIKEQFNLISFNYTKNQKAIDSFIDDVVAISDYIKAESWNGEDVMGIFFNEFTRYKGKSEAGQVFTPDHITSLMYRIANVNHKDNILDACCGSGAFLVKAMNNMINEVGGNFNENAVKRIQNERLFGIEFDKELFALACANMLIHKDGKTNLTHDDARSEAACEWIKSKNITKVLMNPPYENKFGCLTIVKNVLDNVESGATCAFLLPSNKLEVGKKQVLKWLKKHSLLKIIKLPKEVFARMKGANETSIFIFKAHEPQGSKEIFGCYIKEDGLETVKNQGRHDLKGKWQELEDFWVDVIYKQSGDESCQWIKPNESLQYKMPEPKFEITEQDFKKVVLDYLLFENGIDKKEFEKTILESVLFGSDINLDDDEIKIKV; encoded by the coding sequence ATGCAATTTGGAACGCAAAGAGTTAGTGAAGACACCATAAGACAATATGCGGCAAATCTACTAAACTTTCAAGACGATAAAAACGCCAAGAGTGGTACTGGACAAATTACTACGTTTAACGAGCTAGGCTTTGACGGTATTTTAAAAAAGCCTGACGGTTGGTATTTTCCGCACAACGAAAACGATACTGCCATTATTTTAGAAACCAAGGCCTATGAACCCAATTCAAATTTAAGCTCAAATTTGCCGCAACTTCAAGAATATATAGAAATCGCTCAAACTAAATACAACCAAGTCGTCGGGATTTTATATAACGGTAATGAAGCGATAATTTATAAAAACGACAAATTTTACCGTGAGGATAATGAGCTTTTTAGCAAAGATTATTATCTGAAGCTTTTTACTCAAAGTAGTATAGATAAACCTAAAATTTATTCTTGTACCAAGTCGATAAATGATAATCTTCATGTAAATTTCGGCATAAACAATCTAAAACATCGGATGATTTTTACCGCTTGCGCTTTGGTGGCAGATAGAAAAGGCGCTAATTTAAAAGGCTTAAAAGGCAGAGATTTTGCGACTTTACAAAGCATTATTATTTCAACGCTTGAAAATTCGTACAGCGAACAAAAAGCCTTAAATTTAAAATTAGATATCATAAAAGAGCAGTTTAATCTAATCAGCTTTAACTATACGAAAAATCAAAAGGCTATTGATAGCTTTATCGATGATGTCGTGGCGATTTCGGACTACATAAAGGCTGAAAGCTGGAACGGCGAAGACGTGATGGGAATTTTCTTTAATGAATTTACCCGCTATAAAGGCAAAAGTGAAGCAGGACAGGTTTTTACGCCCGATCATATTACGAGCCTTATGTACCGTATCGCTAACGTAAATCATAAGGATAACATTCTTGACGCGTGTTGCGGGAGTGGTGCATTTTTAGTAAAGGCCATGAATAACATGATAAACGAAGTCGGCGGAAATTTTAACGAAAATGCCGTAAAGCGGATCCAAAACGAAAGGCTTTTCGGGATTGAATTCGATAAAGAGTTATTTGCCTTGGCTTGCGCTAATATGCTAATTCATAAAGACGGCAAGACAAATCTAACTCACGACGATGCAAGAAGCGAAGCGGCTTGCGAGTGGATAAAGAGTAAAAATATCACAAAAGTTTTGATGAATCCGCCGTATGAGAACAAATTCGGTTGTCTGACGATAGTAAAAAACGTACTTGATAATGTGGAAAGCGGTGCGACTTGTGCATTTTTACTACCGAGCAATAAACTTGAAGTAGGCAAAAAACAAGTTTTAAAATGGCTTAAAAAGCACTCTCTTTTAAAAATTATTAAACTTCCCAAAGAAGTTTTTGCTCGAATGAAAGGTGCAAACGAAACATCTATTTTTATTTTTAAAGCACACGAGCCGCAGGGAAGTAAGGAAATTTTCGGATGCTATATAAAAGAAGACGGACTAGAAACCGTTAAAAATCAAGGACGCCACGATTTAAAGGGCAAATGGCAAGAGCTTGAAGATTTTTGGGTTGATGTAATATACAAACAAAGTGGCGACGAAAGTTGCCAATGGATAAAACCGAATGAAAGCTTGCAATACAAAATGCCCGAGCCTAAATTTGAGATAACCGAGCAAGATTTTAAAAAAGTCGTACTTGATTATTTGCTTTTTGAAAACGGCATAGATAAAAAAGAATTTGAAAAAACGATTTTAGAGAGTGTTTTATTTGGAAGCGATATAAATTTAGATGATGATGAGATAAAGATTAAGGTTTAA
- the ribH gene encoding 6,7-dimethyl-8-ribityllumazine synthase produces MKIIEGNLALKGGEKIAIVGARFNHIITDRLVEGARDAFLRHGGDEANLSLILVPGAFEIPMALEKALASGKFDAVCCVGAVIRGSTPHFDYVSAETTKGIANVTLKYGKPVTFGVLTVDSIEQAIERAGSKAGNKGFEAMTGVIEMLSLYKNLEA; encoded by the coding sequence ATGAAAATAATCGAAGGAAATTTGGCTTTAAAAGGCGGCGAGAAGATCGCTATAGTGGGCGCGAGATTTAACCACATCATCACCGATAGGCTGGTCGAGGGCGCGAGGGACGCGTTTTTGCGTCACGGCGGGGATGAGGCGAATTTGAGCCTCATTTTGGTGCCGGGCGCGTTTGAGATACCGATGGCGCTAGAAAAGGCGCTAGCCAGCGGTAAATTTGACGCGGTTTGCTGCGTGGGAGCGGTGATAAGAGGTTCAACTCCACACTTTGACTACGTGAGCGCCGAGACCACCAAAGGCATCGCAAATGTCACGCTAAAATACGGTAAACCGGTGACATTTGGCGTACTAACGGTAGATAGCATCGAGCAAGCCATCGAGCGAGCGGGCTCAAAGGCTGGGAACAAGGGCTTTGAGGCGATGACGGGCGTGATCGAGATGCTAAGCTTATATAAAAATTTGGAGGCGTAA
- a CDS encoding restriction endonuclease subunit S — protein MQKFENFKFKEIFEHIMQGKRLKISDHIIGNTPFVMAGYVNSGICDYISNSEARRFPTNSITIDIFGNCFYRSYEFAAGDDVGVFWSDKEINSKAMMYICAVIGKSLSSKFDFGNKLRASQTYDFEIPLPVIKNKEIDFYFMENYITSIEAKMQKLILYHSVLTLRERESRGDFNLIFSKDSSISNFIKEAIMQIAASLFGKLGVEWGEFRLVDLFKILLAKGDLQAKKLEVGDNILISSGNFNNGVVAYVQDCDEFSEKFGSNSLTIDMFGKCFYQPKPFYAVSHGRVNILEPKFKLNIYVGFFIAAILNKTLENRYSFNKMCSQTALKAENIQLPLNEFDKPNFSLMENFIKDIERNSAQKLIDYYKNLTYSKD, from the coding sequence GTGCAAAAATTTGAGAATTTTAAATTTAAAGAAATATTTGAGCATATTATGCAAGGTAAAAGACTAAAAATATCCGATCATATAATCGGCAATACTCCGTTTGTAATGGCGGGATATGTAAATAGCGGAATTTGCGATTATATTTCGAATTCGGAAGCTAGACGTTTTCCGACCAATTCCATAACAATAGATATTTTCGGAAATTGTTTTTATAGAAGTTACGAATTTGCAGCAGGTGACGATGTTGGCGTTTTTTGGAGTGATAAAGAGATAAATAGTAAAGCAATGATGTATATTTGTGCCGTTATAGGCAAGTCATTGTCGAGCAAATTTGATTTTGGAAATAAATTAAGAGCCTCTCAGACTTATGATTTTGAAATACCTTTGCCAGTAATTAAAAACAAAGAAATAGATTTTTACTTTATGGAAAATTACATAACAAGCATAGAAGCTAAAATGCAAAAGTTGATTTTATATCATAGCGTGCTTACCCTTCGAGAGAGAGAATCGCGCGGCGATTTTAATCTTATTTTTAGCAAGGATTCTAGTATTTCAAACTTTATCAAAGAGGCTATTATGCAAATAGCTGCGAGCCTTTTTGGTAAATTGGGCGTGGAATGGGGTGAATTTAGACTTGTAGATTTATTTAAAATATTACTTGCCAAGGGTGATTTGCAAGCTAAAAAGTTAGAAGTCGGTGATAATATTTTAATAAGTTCCGGAAATTTTAATAATGGCGTCGTGGCATATGTACAAGATTGTGATGAATTTAGTGAAAAATTTGGATCAAACTCTTTAACTATCGATATGTTCGGCAAATGTTTTTATCAACCGAAACCTTTTTATGCGGTATCTCATGGACGGGTGAATATTTTAGAGCCAAAATTTAAGCTAAATATTTATGTAGGATTTTTTATAGCCGCTATTTTGAACAAAACACTGGAAAATAGATATTCTTTTAATAAAATGTGCTCCCAAACGGCCTTAAAAGCTGAAAATATCCAGCTTCCATTGAATGAATTTGATAAGCCGAATTTTTCTTTAATGGAAAATTTTATAAAAGATATAGAACGGAATAGTGCGCAAAAGTTAATAGACTACTATAAAAATTTAACTTATAGTAAAGATTAG
- a CDS encoding ABC transporter substrate-binding protein yields the protein MLAGELLKSHFAKFDLVAVLSKFLEQSHFDKEKFDLLKQNNFKNLDKNIKQEIVGTACFKEFFDDKFQSFLCELMQSKVLIVSGKEYKFSELEIYTCFDANTYKRQCEAGEIYFHNFGFDISFKSEPLLYGGILVRSLKPLNGQNFIFGPRKCALHILNSKMSNLNFDLKEADFRKDGITFTPRIRSFGDENQQKNDHLRAFTAEFEKALGFDENYKKRLNAYKKG from the coding sequence ATGCTAGCTGGCGAGCTACTTAAAAGCCATTTTGCTAAATTTGATCTGGTGGCAGTGCTTAGTAAATTTTTGGAGCAAAGTCATTTTGATAAAGAAAAATTTGATCTGCTTAAACAAAATAACTTTAAAAATTTAGATAAAAATATAAAGCAAGAGATAGTTGGGACTGCTTGCTTTAAAGAGTTTTTTGACGATAAATTTCAGAGTTTTTTATGCGAGCTTATGCAAAGTAAAGTTTTGATTGTTTCTGGCAAAGAGTATAAATTTAGCGAGCTTGAAATTTATACTTGTTTTGACGCAAATACCTACAAAAGGCAGTGTGAAGCCGGAGAAATTTACTTTCATAATTTTGGCTTTGACATATCTTTTAAAAGTGAGCCATTGCTTTATGGTGGCATTTTAGTAAGAAGCCTAAAGCCCTTAAACGGGCAAAATTTTATCTTTGGGCCAAGAAAATGTGCCTTGCATATCTTAAATAGCAAAATGAGCAATTTAAACTTTGATCTAAAAGAGGCTGATTTTAGAAAAGATGGGATTACTTTTACGCCACGCATTAGATCATTTGGCGATGAAAACCAGCAAAAAAATGATCATCTTAGAGCATTTACTGCCGAGTTTGAAAAAGCCTTAGGGTTTGATGAAAATTATAAAAAGAGATTAAATGCCTATAAAAAGGGGTGA
- a CDS encoding TPM domain-containing protein, whose amino-acid sequence MKKIFALLFFTFCFCFAINFNEQINDEAQIFSKNEKAELLSLVQNYEQNSTTQIAIVTLKSLENKSIEEISLEIARGYKLGQKQSSNGVLLIIAPNERKIRIEVGYGLEGVLTDAISSQIINDVIVPKFKQGDMGGGVIDGIRAIIKVASGEEFESASDDEEIPFGIVAFFAGMISCFVSGFLGKFFMRVGFSACFAGLISTVFEQFFGVQNYFIVFAIVFVIFFIILKNAFKRNTQSKNTHSDFGRDRSDSNSSGSGHSSSSRGGGFSGGGGCFGGGGASGSW is encoded by the coding sequence ATGAAGAAAATTTTTGCTCTTTTGTTTTTTACATTTTGCTTTTGTTTTGCCATAAATTTTAACGAGCAGATAAATGATGAGGCTCAAATTTTCTCTAAAAATGAGAAGGCTGAGCTTTTAAGTTTGGTGCAAAATTACGAGCAAAATAGTACGACGCAAATTGCTATCGTGACTCTTAAATCACTAGAAAATAAAAGCATAGAAGAGATCTCTCTTGAGATAGCTAGAGGCTACAAGCTGGGACAAAAACAAAGTAGTAATGGAGTGCTTTTAATAATCGCTCCAAACGAGAGAAAAATACGTATAGAAGTTGGTTATGGACTCGAAGGTGTGCTAACTGACGCTATATCAAGCCAGATCATAAATGATGTGATAGTGCCTAAATTTAAGCAAGGCGATATGGGCGGTGGCGTGATAGATGGCATAAGAGCCATCATAAAGGTAGCTAGTGGTGAAGAATTTGAAAGTGCGAGTGATGATGAAGAGATACCGTTTGGAATAGTTGCCTTTTTTGCTGGCATGATCTCGTGTTTTGTCTCTGGCTTTTTAGGTAAATTTTTTATGCGAGTTGGCTTTAGTGCGTGTTTTGCAGGACTGATATCTACGGTATTTGAGCAATTTTTTGGCGTGCAAAATTACTTCATTGTCTTTGCCATTGTGTTTGTAATATTTTTTATTATTTTAAAAAATGCTTTTAAAAGAAATACTCAAAGCAAAAATACACATAGTGATTTCGGGCGTGATAGATCAGACTCAAATAGCAGTGGCAGTGGCCATTCAAGCAGTTCAAGAGGTGGTGGCTTTAGTGGCGGCGGAGGCTGTTTTGGCGGAGGTGGAGCAAGTGGCAGTTGGTAA
- a CDS encoding S24 family peptidase, producing the protein MRIPAKQYDVIKVLGNSMEPFLKDGDMVLVLPTHEASNGEIVIANLGGDLYVKKLLKGPIKKCIRLTSMNEL; encoded by the coding sequence TTGCGTATACCGGCCAAACAATACGATGTCATAAAAGTGCTTGGTAACAGTATGGAACCGTTTTTAAAAGACGGCGATATGGTGCTTGTCTTACCTACACACGAGGCCAGTAACGGTGAGATAGTTATAGCAAACCTCGGTGGCGATCTATATGTCAAAAAGTTACTTAAAGGCCCGATAAAAAAGTGTATTCGCTTAACCTCTATGAATGAACTTTAG
- a CDS encoding DMT family transporter, with protein sequence MLKRFYISHLGIFYMLFACFMFAVTGAFAKYLSKDMPSIEVVFFRNLIGLFIVIYAIYRFPFKQAGGHFFLLMFRGFVGTVALFAFFYNVAHVNLATAFTFQKTNPIFTAILAAFIFKERLSSLGWFAVFLGFGGILLVIQPNLGISKTDIIGVWSGLGAAIAYTSVKELNKSYGTNVIVLSFMLWGSFLPLICMGLAEFFTYEPLDFLFSKFSMPSWYNVVFILLMGLSGYFFQSYMTKAFAVGKKAGVIAAVSYADVIFTLIIGYFMGDVLPNQTALLGILLVIVSGILVVKEK encoded by the coding sequence ATGTTAAAAAGGTTTTATATTTCACATCTTGGCATCTTTTACATGCTATTTGCTTGCTTTATGTTTGCTGTAACTGGTGCATTTGCAAAATATCTTAGCAAAGATATGCCTTCGATCGAAGTAGTTTTTTTTAGAAATTTGATAGGCCTTTTTATCGTTATTTATGCCATTTATAGATTTCCATTTAAGCAAGCTGGCGGACATTTTTTCTTACTGATGTTTCGTGGTTTTGTCGGCACGGTGGCACTTTTTGCTTTTTTTTACAATGTCGCTCATGTAAATTTGGCCACAGCTTTTACATTTCAAAAGACAAATCCAATCTTTACGGCTATCCTTGCAGCTTTTATTTTCAAAGAGCGTCTAAGCTCACTTGGCTGGTTTGCTGTATTTTTGGGATTTGGCGGAATTTTGCTTGTTATACAGCCAAATTTAGGCATAAGCAAGACTGATATTATCGGCGTTTGGAGTGGCCTTGGTGCGGCGATCGCATATACGAGTGTAAAGGAGCTAAACAAGAGTTACGGCACGAATGTTATCGTACTAAGTTTCATGCTTTGGGGCTCATTTTTGCCGCTTATTTGCATGGGTCTGGCAGAATTTTTCACCTACGAGCCACTTGATTTTTTGTTTTCAAAATTTAGCATGCCAAGCTGGTATAACGTTGTTTTTATCTTGCTAATGGGGCTTAGTGGATATTTTTTTCAGTCGTACATGACAAAGGCGTTTGCGGTTGGCAAAAAGGCTGGAGTGATCGCTGCGGTTAGCTATGCAGACGTTATTTTTACGCTTATAATTGGCTATTTTATGGGTGATGTATTGCCAAATCAAACGGCACTTTTAGGCATCTTACTAGTAATAGTGAGTGGAATTTTAGTTGTGAAAGAAAAATAA